Proteins co-encoded in one Nicotiana sylvestris chromosome 7, ASM39365v2, whole genome shotgun sequence genomic window:
- the LOC104234476 gene encoding uncharacterized protein, which translates to MVSWLLQLTPKAERSPPPQPWNSEHCDILDVGLGTQVYETESSLSASKIGRKCAKRLDSIWGAWVFFSFYFRPVLNEKSKAKMVRDSNGYSGFDKSDLQLDVFMVQHDMENLYMWIFKERPENALGKMQLRSYMNGHSRQGERPFPFSVDKGFVRSHRMQRKHYRGLSNPQCIHGIEVVPSPNLVVLDEEERKRWMELTGRELNFTIPHEASDYSSWRNLPNTEFELERPLPPIKSNSHSNPKKLANGSGLNLLTQPSNHSNGDAMDLLPANGKRKKDFFPHGNEDECYLQVNPPSYQTPDLEIHPTEPHWLHEFSGVMRDAYGPVTAAKSIYEDEQGYLIVISLPFVDLQRVKVSWRNTLTHGIIKVSCLSTSRMPFINRQNRTFKLDDSSSEHCPPGEFVREIPLSTRIPEDAKIEAYYDESGTVLEMLVPKLCEGPEEHEVRVCLRPHLGGNDLMLT; encoded by the exons ATGGTTTCTTGGTTATTGCAGCTTACCCCAAAAG CTGAGCGTAGCCCTCCTCCACAGCCATGGAACTCGGAACACTGTGATATTCTTGATGTTGGGCTTGGGACCCAAGTGTATGAGACTGAAAGTTCTCTTAGTGCATCTAAGATCGGAAGGAAATGTGCGAAACGCTTAGATAGTATTTGGGGTGCTTGGGTTTTCTTTAGCTTTTATTTTAGGCCCGTGTTAAATGAGAAATCCAAGGCAAAGATGGTACGAGATAGTAATGGATATTCGGGGTTTGATAAGTCTGATCTCCAGCTTGACGTATTCATGGTTCAACATGATATGGAAAATTTGTATATGTGGATTTTCAAGGAAAGGCCCGAGAATGCATTGGGTAAGATGCAGCTCCGGAGTTACATGAACGGGCATTCTCGTCAAGGAGAGCGTCCATTTCCCTTTAGTGTTGACAAGGGTTTCGTCCGATCTCATAGAATGCAGAGGAAGCACTACAGGGGACTATCAAATCCTCAGTGTATTCACGGGATTGAGGTCGTTCCATCTCCCAATCTCGTGGTTCTTGACGAAGAGGAGCGGAAAAGATGGATGGAACTCACGGGTAGGGAACTCAACTTCACTATCCCACACGAAGCAAGCGATTACAGTTCATGGAGAAACCTCCCCAACACTGAATTCGAGCTCGAGAGACCACTCCCACCAATTAAGAGTAATTCGCATTCCAACCCGAAGAAACTAGCTAATGGGTCAGGGCTTAATTTGTTAACTCAGCCGTCCAATCACAGCAATGGGGACGCGATGGATCTACTACCTGCCAATGGCAAAAGGAAAAAGGATTTCTTCCCTCACGGAAATGAAGATGAGTGTTATCTGCAAGTAAATCCTCCTTCCTATCAAACTCCGGATTTGGAAATACACCCAACTGAACCGCATTGGTTACATGAATTTAGCGGGGTTATGAGGGACGCCTACGGGCCCGTTACGGCTGCTAAAAGCATATATGAAGATGAGCAAGGTTACTTAATTGTTATCAGTTTGCCATTTGTGGATCTTCAAAGGGTGAAAGTTTCCTGGCGGAACACGCTGACACATGGGATAATAAAGGTATCTTGTTTGAGCACATCTCGGATGCCATTCATCAACAGACAGAACAGAACTTTCAAGCTCGATGATTCATCCTCAGAACACTGCCCTCCAGGGGAGTTTGTCAGAGAAATTCCTCTCTCAACAAGAATTCCTGAAGATGCTAAAATTGAAGCATATTACGACGAATCAGGAACAGTGCTCGAGATGTTGGTGCCAAAACTCTGTGAAGGGCCTGAAGAACATGAAGTTCGCGTTTGCCTCCGTCCTCACCTTGGGGGAAATGACCTCATGTTGACCTAA